In one window of Pseudomonas putida DNA:
- a CDS encoding outer membrane protein assembly factor BamD, with protein MQVKHLLLIAILGLTAACSSNKEVIDENLSEAELYQQAQADLDNHSYTSAVNKLKALESRYPFGRYADQAQLELIYANYKNTEPEAAKSAAERFIRLHPQHPNVDYAYYLKGLTSFDQDRGLLARFLPLDMTKRDPGAARDSYNEFAQLTSRFPNSRYAPDAKQRMIYLRNLLASYEIHVADYYLSREAYVAAANRGRYVVENFQETPSVADGLAVMTEAYQKMHLDDLAATSLETLKLNYPNHPSLVDGQFVPKQGESDGRSWLSKATLGLIETDTPLPPGETRANQDVVRQFKDARSEMPADLLPKDENGDPILPEGPKDAEVDRSWFSYLTFGLFD; from the coding sequence ATGCAAGTGAAACACCTGCTGCTGATCGCCATCCTCGGGCTCACTGCTGCCTGTTCCTCGAACAAGGAAGTCATTGACGAGAACCTCAGCGAAGCCGAGTTGTACCAGCAGGCGCAGGCCGACCTGGACAACCACAGCTACACCAGTGCCGTGAACAAGCTCAAGGCCCTGGAATCGCGCTACCCGTTCGGCCGCTACGCCGACCAGGCCCAGCTCGAGCTGATCTACGCCAACTACAAGAACACCGAGCCTGAGGCCGCGAAGTCCGCTGCCGAGCGCTTCATCCGCCTGCACCCGCAGCACCCGAACGTCGACTACGCCTATTATCTGAAAGGCCTGACCTCGTTCGACCAGGACCGCGGCCTGCTGGCGCGCTTCCTGCCGCTGGACATGACCAAGCGCGACCCGGGCGCGGCGCGCGACTCGTACAACGAGTTCGCCCAGCTCACCAGCCGCTTCCCCAACAGCCGTTACGCCCCGGACGCCAAGCAGCGCATGATCTACCTGCGCAACCTGCTGGCCTCCTACGAAATCCACGTCGCCGACTACTACCTGAGCCGTGAGGCTTACGTCGCCGCCGCCAACCGTGGCCGCTACGTGGTGGAGAACTTCCAGGAAACGCCATCGGTTGCCGACGGCCTGGCCGTGATGACCGAGGCCTACCAGAAAATGCACCTGGACGACCTGGCCGCCACCAGCCTGGAAACCCTCAAGCTCAACTACCCGAACCACCCGAGCCTGGTCGACGGCCAGTTCGTACCCAAGCAGGGCGAGTCCGACGGCCGCTCCTGGCTGTCCAAGGCCACCCTGGGCCTGATCGAGACCGACACGCCGCTGCCACCGGGTGAAACCCGCGCCAACCAGGACGTGGTCCGTCAGTTCAAGGACGCCCGTTCGGAAATGCCAGCCGACCTGCTGCCCAAAGACGAAAACGGCGACCCGATCCTGCCGGAAGGTCCGAAGGACGCCGAGGTGGATCGTTCCTGGTTCAGCTACCTGACCTTCGGTCTGTTCGACTGA